The following coding sequences are from one Thermocrinis jamiesonii window:
- a CDS encoding bacterio-opsin activator, whose product MVIEITEVQAQQMDVKSLENLTARVFLKAIDLLGGLSKLTEYRTLTWLPSMARAAFVVVLKNEYLKTDEEIAQIVGITKNTVRGILRADPALALEKIKKLEELTKEESKELKVHTAGGIVKLAYKLVSEGQEADVFVSFCNAVAEDVCKVLDIPWAYMVLKYTKGVKYPIQESSVLQEKLKGLKIKDNPAEEVVKKLHYPIKTPAMLLHEIKLAISEISQ is encoded by the coding sequence ATGGTAATTGAAATTACTGAAGTCCAAGCACAGCAGATGGACGTGAAAAGCTTGGAAAACCTAACAGCCAGAGTATTTCTAAAGGCTATTGATTTATTGGGGGGACTGTCAAAGCTGACTGAGTATAGGACCCTTACTTGGCTTCCCAGTATGGCAAGGGCTGCTTTTGTGGTTGTCCTAAAGAACGAGTATCTGAAAACGGATGAGGAAATAGCTCAGATAGTAGGCATTACAAAGAATACAGTAAGGGGTATTCTTAGAGCGGATCCCGCGTTGGCTTTGGAAAAGATAAAGAAACTGGAAGAGTTAACAAAGGAAGAGTCAAAGGAGTTAAAGGTCCATACAGCGGGTGGAATAGTAAAGCTTGCTTATAAATTAGTTTCAGAAGGGCAGGAAGCAGATGTTTTCGTAAGCTTCTGTAATGCGGTTGCAGAGGATGTATGCAAAGTCCTTGATATACCGTGGGCTTATATGGTACTGAAATACACAAAGGGCGTAAAATATCCAATCCAAGAAAGCTCTGTGCTTCAGGAAAAGCTAAAAGGTTTGAAAATAAAAGATAATCCTGCAGAGGAAGTGGTGAAAAAGCTTCACTATCCTATTAAAACACCCGCCATGCTATTACACGAAATAAAGCTTGCAATTTCAGAAATAAGTCAGTAA
- a CDS encoding KaiC domain-containing protein, whose translation MHEGFRERVEEYEKSGAEHGPELSAIYTGSQALEEAPEIYGVETGVEGLDDLFFIVRERNGKLVKESLKGIPAYSVMNLTGVADTGKSLMAEQFTVYRASKGDKIAFVTVETPANFLVASLKLRAIAMGLDFNKFQDNIILIDAASSTRLRENIPDLLDTLAYVIKTYKVKFTVIDSVTGLFENKEMMARAVVRRLYNFMKKWYQTAIFISQKRSGHEELTAEAAGGYAVSHILDGTMVVAKELIDSSFKSKLYKKPLGDIVRLFRIDGCRMSGHDTRTHFLEITETGLIKIKEPIGG comes from the coding sequence ATGCACGAAGGGTTCAGAGAACGGGTTGAGGAGTATGAAAAATCGGGGGCAGAACACGGACCTGAGCTATCTGCTATATACACTGGATCTCAAGCTTTAGAGGAAGCTCCGGAAATATACGGTGTAGAAACGGGTGTGGAAGGTTTAGATGATCTTTTCTTTATAGTAAGGGAAAGAAACGGAAAGTTAGTAAAAGAATCACTGAAAGGTATCCCCGCATATTCAGTTATGAACTTGACCGGTGTTGCGGACACTGGAAAATCCTTAATGGCAGAGCAGTTTACGGTTTACAGAGCCAGCAAGGGGGACAAGATAGCTTTTGTAACTGTTGAAACGCCCGCTAACTTTTTGGTTGCCTCTCTTAAGCTAAGAGCTATTGCTATGGGTTTGGACTTTAACAAGTTTCAGGACAACATAATCCTTATAGATGCTGCGTCTTCTACCAGACTGAGAGAAAATATACCAGACCTTTTGGATACTTTGGCCTACGTAATAAAGACCTACAAAGTAAAGTTTACTGTAATAGATTCTGTGACGGGGCTATTTGAAAACAAGGAGATGATGGCTCGCGCGGTGGTAAGGAGGCTTTACAACTTTATGAAAAAGTGGTATCAGACCGCTATATTCATATCTCAGAAGAGGAGTGGGCATGAAGAGCTTACCGCAGAAGCTGCAGGTGGTTATGCAGTAAGCCACATACTGGACGGCACTATGGTGGTAGCTAAAGAGCTTATAGATTCTTCTTTTAAATCAAAGCTTTATAAAAAACCCTTAGGAGACATAGTTAGACTTTTTAGGATAGACGGTTGTAGAATGTCCGGACACGACACAAGGACGCACTTTTTAGAAATTACCGAGACCGGTTTGATAAAGATAAAAGAACCCATAGGAGGTTAA
- a CDS encoding DHH family phosphoesterase, which yields MRLETIPLVDLLKEEKGSILIASHESPDADTLGSALALYLFLKKKGKNVKVGCKDKVPHFLDFLPHADEVIRLPTDEVFDLGIVVDASGFYRVGAEVKVVRKVRIDHHIGGEFYGEFDYIDHSAPATASLVYNLLKYWDKDCIDAEIAQCLYAGLATDTGFFRYSNTSAEVFEMAKELVMLGADPHQTYVMFSERESLNKMKLISKVLDTLTCYEDGLIAGITIFDRFFKETATEYSDSEGLVNYPRSIEGVEVAFALIEKPDEGVFKVSLRSKGKVDVAKIAEKLGGGGHKYASGCKIKTLDYQQALDMLLSAIKEELYSTKGFEKVLQ from the coding sequence ATGAGATTGGAAACCATACCTTTGGTTGATTTGCTAAAAGAGGAAAAGGGTTCTATACTTATAGCGAGCCATGAAAGTCCGGATGCGGATACCCTTGGAAGTGCGTTGGCGCTTTATCTTTTTCTTAAGAAGAAGGGGAAAAACGTAAAGGTTGGATGTAAGGACAAGGTGCCCCACTTTCTTGATTTTTTGCCCCATGCAGATGAAGTTATAAGACTTCCAACAGATGAAGTTTTTGATCTTGGCATAGTCGTTGATGCTTCTGGTTTCTATAGAGTCGGTGCGGAAGTGAAGGTGGTCAGAAAGGTTAGGATAGATCATCACATAGGTGGTGAATTTTACGGGGAGTTTGATTACATAGATCATTCTGCCCCTGCTACCGCAAGTTTAGTATACAACCTTTTAAAATATTGGGATAAAGACTGCATTGACGCAGAGATTGCTCAATGTCTTTACGCTGGTTTGGCAACAGATACGGGATTTTTTAGGTATTCAAACACTTCTGCAGAAGTGTTTGAGATGGCTAAGGAACTTGTTATGTTGGGTGCAGATCCTCACCAAACCTACGTTATGTTCAGTGAAAGGGAGTCGCTAAACAAGATGAAGCTCATATCTAAAGTCCTTGATACGCTGACTTGCTACGAGGATGGTCTGATAGCTGGCATAACTATATTTGATAGATTCTTTAAAGAAACCGCCACAGAGTATTCAGACAGTGAAGGTTTGGTAAATTATCCCAGGTCCATAGAAGGTGTGGAAGTAGCCTTTGCTTTGATAGAAAAACCGGATGAGGGAGTTTTTAAAGTTTCTTTGAGATCCAAGGGAAAAGTTGATGTAGCAAAGATTGCGGAAAAACTTGGTGGTGGAGGACACAAATACGCAAGCGGGTGTAAGATAAAAACCTTGGATTACCAACAGGCCTTGGATATGCTTCTGTCAGCAATTAAGGAAGAGCTTTACTCCACTAAAGGATTTGAAAAAGTTTTGCAGTAA
- the lpdA gene encoding dihydrolipoyl dehydrogenase, which produces MEFDLVILGAGSGGYEAGLYAHRRGMKVAFVELSPETVGGSCLNRGCIPSKYMRHGAYLLEKIKKGKNYGIIFDEPRLDPKKLAEGRDRVVTTIRENFKKFAEKLGIRIFYGKGVLKDPNTVYVEGEEREIKTKFILLATGSSCVSLDNLKPDGRKIFNTDQIWSLKEFPRRMLIVGGGAVGVEFAYIYRMYGVEVILVEMKDRILPYPSIPEESSRYLARKLKRLGIDIRLKTYVLNYSEDEVLKVALSDGSVVEVDCILLGVGRKPNTEGIGLEEVGVEKDEKGFVQVNQYCQTSVKNIYACGDITSSLMLAHKSMYEGKVAVSHILGDNNWKRNESLMPKVIYSAYEVASVGLTEDQAEEEGYDYKVGVVSFMSNPKAMDDGEDEGFVRLVVDEHTGKILGCHILGPHAGELLHQVIHLIKADIGIKSLAESIFSHPSLSESIVQAAMEVYYGPITWIRKG; this is translated from the coding sequence ATGGAGTTTGATCTTGTGATCTTAGGTGCGGGCAGTGGGGGCTATGAAGCTGGGCTTTATGCACACCGCAGGGGCATGAAGGTAGCCTTTGTAGAGCTATCTCCGGAAACAGTGGGAGGCTCTTGCCTAAACAGAGGATGCATTCCTTCCAAATACATGAGACACGGAGCCTATCTTTTGGAAAAGATTAAGAAAGGAAAAAACTACGGCATAATTTTTGATGAGCCAAGGCTTGATCCTAAAAAGCTGGCGGAAGGTAGGGATAGAGTGGTAACTACCATAAGGGAAAACTTTAAAAAATTTGCAGAAAAGCTCGGCATCAGAATCTTTTATGGTAAGGGTGTTCTCAAAGATCCGAACACGGTTTATGTGGAAGGAGAAGAGCGGGAAATAAAGACAAAATTTATACTTTTGGCAACGGGTTCTTCCTGTGTATCCTTAGACAACTTAAAGCCAGATGGCAGGAAGATTTTTAACACGGACCAAATATGGAGCTTAAAGGAATTCCCAAGGCGTATGCTCATTGTAGGTGGGGGTGCGGTAGGTGTAGAATTTGCCTACATATATCGGATGTACGGGGTAGAAGTGATTTTGGTGGAAATGAAAGATAGAATTCTTCCTTATCCAAGCATACCGGAGGAATCTTCAAGATATCTCGCAAGGAAGCTTAAAAGATTGGGAATAGACATAAGGCTAAAGACTTATGTTTTAAATTATTCGGAAGATGAAGTGCTAAAGGTAGCTCTGTCTGATGGTTCTGTGGTGGAGGTAGATTGCATCCTTTTAGGTGTTGGAAGGAAACCGAACACAGAAGGGATAGGTTTGGAAGAGGTGGGCGTAGAAAAGGATGAAAAGGGCTTTGTCCAGGTAAATCAGTATTGTCAAACCTCTGTAAAAAACATCTATGCCTGTGGAGATATAACCTCATCCTTGATGCTTGCCCACAAATCTATGTATGAAGGAAAAGTTGCAGTAAGCCACATCTTAGGAGATAACAATTGGAAAAGGAACGAAAGCTTAATGCCAAAGGTTATTTACAGTGCTTACGAGGTCGCATCTGTGGGTTTAACGGAGGATCAGGCAGAGGAAGAGGGCTATGATTATAAGGTGGGTGTAGTGTCCTTTATGTCTAACCCTAAGGCTATGGACGACGGAGAGGATGAAGGGTTTGTTAGGTTGGTAGTGGATGAACATACAGGTAAAATACTGGGATGTCACATCTTAGGACCTCATGCAGGAGAACTTCTGCATCAGGTGATCCATCTTATAAAAGCTGATATAGGCATAAAGTCCCTTGCGGAATCTATTTTTTCCCATCCATCCTTATCTGAATCTATAGTTCAAGCTGCTATGGAGGTTTATTATGGTCCAATAACATGGATAAGAAAAGGATGA
- a CDS encoding ParB/RepB/Spo0J family partition protein, producing the protein MREIAVFEEPVKKRKVSLVLVDVNEIEIPNFQRDISPALKKRLMTAIEKLGFLVPIILVKRGEKLYVIDGQHRLEALKDIGGKEILAILVDEELYRYFLELNTEKPPNVKEKSKQAYRLYMDLLKENPEQIEEDLIDYFEKPEYITLGFAIEEVEPKFPASFYENFVSKIDRFLYTPLKSAVEERRKRAKALAELNQIVNQKYAEFGWDNALLKGEIIKEAIQKVYGARVRVISDDFYDAVEKVKRACESLTIEDFEKGADVEL; encoded by the coding sequence ATGAGGGAGATAGCGGTTTTTGAAGAACCGGTAAAGAAAAGGAAGGTTTCTTTGGTGCTTGTGGATGTGAATGAAATAGAAATCCCCAACTTTCAAAGGGATATATCCCCTGCCTTAAAAAAGCGCCTAATGACCGCCATAGAAAAGTTAGGTTTTTTGGTGCCGATAATACTTGTAAAGCGGGGAGAAAAACTTTATGTGATAGATGGACAGCACAGGCTTGAAGCTTTAAAAGATATTGGAGGCAAAGAAATATTAGCCATACTTGTTGATGAAGAGCTTTATAGATACTTTTTAGAGTTGAACACGGAAAAGCCACCAAACGTAAAAGAAAAGTCAAAACAAGCTTACAGGCTTTATATGGATCTCCTAAAGGAAAACCCAGAACAGATTGAGGAAGATTTGATAGACTACTTTGAAAAGCCCGAATACATAACCCTTGGCTTTGCTATAGAGGAAGTAGAACCTAAGTTTCCAGCCAGCTTTTACGAAAACTTTGTTTCAAAAATAGACAGGTTTCTTTATACACCACTTAAATCTGCGGTTGAGGAAAGGAGAAAAAGAGCAAAGGCGCTTGCAGAGCTAAACCAGATTGTTAATCAAAAATACGCAGAATTTGGTTGGGACAACGCCCTCTTGAAGGGGGAAATAATCAAGGAAGCCATTCAAAAAGTTTATGGAGCAAGAGTTAGAGTAATTTCCGATGACTTTTACGATGCGGTTGAGAAGGTAAAAAGAGCCTGTGAGAGCTTAACTATTGAGGATTTTGAAAAAGGCGCTGATGTTGAACTCTGA
- a CDS encoding YchF/TatD family DNA exonuclease, which translates to MIDTHCHLDLLKKEDYEESIKDGSLEYLITVGYDRKTIENALRISEQEDKVYCAIGFHPHEADKVKDQDLEWLKSLALSHPKVKALGEIGLDFYKNYSDRKKQEDIFRKQIQIARELGLPIVVHSRNAEEETYRILREEKAYEVGGVMHCFTGSYEFMKKCIDLGFYISYSGIITYPNAYSLREVVKRTPTQRILIETDSPFLAPQPVRGKPNKPPHIRYVAETLAQIIPNTNLEDVDRMTSENAKLIFNIGNNSKKESITYVINNKLYINLTNKCNLHCVFCQRERERNFMVKGYWVWVSKDPSVEEVIREIGDPKKYDEIVFCGYGEPTLRFSALKEIASWVKSQGGKVRVDTNGLLFTFMPKESLKQLKGLVDVWSVSLNAPDEETYNRVCKPVQPNAFEMVVEFIKEAKNLGFEVIATAVDFPGVDMKKTEELATSLGAKWRARIYESVG; encoded by the coding sequence ATGATAGACACACACTGCCATTTAGATCTGTTGAAAAAGGAAGATTACGAAGAGTCCATAAAGGATGGCTCCTTAGAATACTTGATAACAGTCGGTTACGACAGAAAAACTATTGAAAACGCTCTTAGGATATCTGAGCAGGAGGATAAGGTTTATTGTGCAATAGGTTTTCATCCACACGAAGCGGACAAAGTCAAGGATCAGGACCTTGAATGGTTAAAAAGTTTGGCGCTTAGTCACCCAAAGGTTAAGGCTTTGGGAGAAATAGGATTAGATTTTTACAAAAACTACTCCGATAGAAAAAAACAAGAGGACATTTTTAGAAAGCAGATTCAGATAGCAAGGGAGCTGGGTCTTCCGATCGTGGTTCATTCAAGGAACGCAGAGGAAGAAACTTACAGAATACTGAGAGAAGAAAAAGCTTATGAAGTGGGTGGTGTGATGCACTGTTTTACTGGAAGCTACGAATTTATGAAAAAATGCATAGACCTTGGCTTTTACATATCTTACTCTGGCATTATTACTTATCCTAACGCATACTCTCTTAGGGAGGTGGTAAAAAGAACTCCAACCCAAAGGATACTTATAGAAACCGATAGTCCTTTCCTTGCACCGCAACCTGTAAGAGGAAAACCTAACAAACCACCTCACATCCGCTATGTTGCAGAAACTTTAGCCCAGATTATACCCAACACAAACTTAGAGGATGTAGATAGGATGACTTCCGAAAATGCAAAACTCATCTTCAACATAGGCAATAATAGCAAAAAGGAGTCCATAACATACGTCATAAATAACAAACTTTACATAAACCTTACGAACAAGTGCAACCTTCATTGCGTGTTCTGTCAGAGGGAAAGAGAAAGAAACTTTATGGTAAAGGGCTATTGGGTTTGGGTTTCAAAAGATCCGTCTGTAGAGGAAGTAATAAGGGAAATAGGTGATCCGAAAAAATACGACGAAATTGTTTTTTGTGGCTATGGCGAGCCTACCTTAAGGTTTTCTGCCTTAAAGGAAATAGCAAGTTGGGTAAAATCGCAAGGCGGTAAAGTGAGAGTAGATACCAACGGCCTTTTATTTACCTTCATGCCAAAGGAAAGTCTAAAACAGCTAAAAGGTTTGGTAGATGTTTGGTCTGTAAGTCTCAATGCTCCTGACGAAGAAACCTATAACAGGGTTTGCAAACCTGTCCAGCCAAATGCCTTTGAAATGGTAGTAGAATTCATAAAAGAGGCTAAAAATTTGGGCTTTGAAGTAATTGCCACTGCGGTGGATTTTCCGGGTGTTGATATGAAGAAGACTGAAGAACTTGCTACAAGTTTGGGTGCTAAGTGGAGGGCAAGAATATACGAATCTGTTGGATAG